attgtggaatatttttttaaagatgaggGTCTTAAGCAGAATGGCTTGGTGCTGAGCAGtcattaaatattgatataCAGTTTTTAATGGATCTGTTGacaaccagaaatgtagaatgaGGCCAGCCTCATCCTTCATAATATCTCTATGCCCACATAGCAGGGAGCAACGAGAAGCATATTTTTCAGGGTTACAAAGGAATCTTGATCAGGTGCGACCCAAGCTTCAGTTCTCATTCTGTAGCCTGTGCATGGCCGCTTATCCATCCACCGCCGCCATTATGGGTTTGCATTAAAAGCTTTTTTGGACAAATGAAACGATGAGCAAGCCTCGCTGAATGCAGCATGCGCTTCCTCCCCATGAAGCCCACTTCAAACATGGTTTGTTAATCAAGCCTTTCACAAAGACCCTTTTGATTTGTGGGCCCTCTGCAGGCCTATTCATATTGAGATGAGTGTCCATCAGAGGTACAGGGTGACGTCTCCAATCCTCAGAAGTGCATCAGAGGTGCCTGTATGGCACGACGGTCATTAGCCGAACGTCTGCCTCACTGTCTCTACACTGAGGAAACAGGTGCACTGGTGGTTTGTTCCTGATCACACCCAGAACATCGTGGAGATGAAAATGATGCTGCAAGTGACCCTATTCATCTCTAGATTCATACTTACCAGTTATCAAAGGTTGGGGTCTTTAAGTACTGCCTCACTTCCTCTGACACCTCCAAGGAGCTGCAGTGTTGACAACATAAGCATTAATGGTTACTAGATATTTgaacatataatatatagagGGCAGTGGTAGTTTTCAGTGAGTTTTGCATGTGAACGTGCCTCATTTGTAGAAACTTCTCCCGTACATGCTCGCACTCCTTCCTGGTTTTATGCAGGGTTCTCTTGTGGTAGAAGGGTGAGGGCTTGTGCGTTCCCTCGGACAGGTCTTTAAACAATCCCAGCCAGCTCAGGTGCTCCACACTCTGAAAGAGGACGGGGGTAAATCGAGTCAGGGGTGGCACACATTAAATCCCCAGATTGACCCTTCAGAGTAGAGTTTGTGtcccagaaaacaaaaacaatgagccaAAGATGTTAAAAAATGGGAATTGAGACTGCAGGTGATAATTCTCTCTGCCATCACTACGAGCAACCCTTTTTAACATTACAACAAAATCCTTTTATACACGGGTTATACAAAAATATTGACATGTACACATCTtttcaataatgaaaaaaatatttctactggccagcagggggcgcctgcaaaaaagaagtctgcttgtatagaagtctatgagaaaatgactctacttctctcttgatttattccctcagtaaacattgtaaacatgagttcatgcAGGGAATTCATAAAGCAGGgaatgctttagggcagggttaccttttgattgacaggtcgctaccacaaCGTTGCCTAGTCTGAGAGTTTTTCACGTTTTCGTCttaaactttaaaactttaacagtgtgttttccGTTCATGAatgttaattgtaacatttcagGCGGCTATTAATGTTTTAGTTcaaccctctcgtgtcacttctggctgcaaaaaaacaagacggcGACGGACAAGATCGtagtccacaaatcaatggCCGACGTCACGGTTGGGCTGACTGTTGGCTCGAGTTAGGAACGTTTTGTTTTCTGATGAGGATTGAAAAACTCCCTATGCAGATGACTATatctttgtattattatattcataggCTCCATGTACTTTCCCCCAAATTTTCAGAGTAGCTTTAAAGCCACTGAGTACCGTACCTCTAGTTTCTCCCGGAATGAATCCACCTGTTTCTTCATCTCGTACACAACTGCAGGAGTCTCGCCGGCCTCAAACAGGATTTTCTTCTCCAGGCCCTGCAGTCTGAGATCACACAACCAGTGAGGTGTCAGGTCCTCACATATTCATCTATATCTTTGGTCTGCAGTGTTCAAAGTCTGAAAGTCTTGTGTTGTTCATCTGGCCTTCTTGTCCAAAGTCAACTGGTCTTTTCACCTTTCATGTAAAATATGCATCATATTTACCTCAGGAATATATCTAAGTATGTCCTGTTTCTCTTATTTCTCAATGCCTACCTTTTCTCCATAGAGGAGAGGTCAAATCCGAGTGCACCGGCAAGCTCCGCACCTGAAATGACAAGAGAGGGAGTCTATCAGCAGTTTTAAATGAGCCCAAGCACTGCGATTCCCATGGTGCAAAGTGAAAGATACCTAACGGCTCACTGTTGCAGTCGGCGGCCACCACCTCAAGCTTGTAGCAGGAGTTTGGGCTGTTGGGCTCCAGACCCGTGGAGATGTTGATGATGTTGCCTTTGGGGTTGTACAGCTTCAGGATGTCATGGGGTCCTGCCTCAGCTGCAGAGCGGAACAGATCTGTAAAAGAACAACTCACCTTTCAGTTCACACTATGCCATGAATAATGACTTCACAGGTTTCCTCAACTGCTCAGGAAAGCCCGGAAAGCACTGGAAAAAGCTATTAAGTGGTCCTTGAGTTATAATTTACTTGTCAATCTTAATAATACCTCTTTAGGAACCCTTCAAAAAAGTTTTATGAGTTgtaactaaatattttattcattgattttctTCAAGACATTGTTACTACTTTTGTATCACACTACCACAGAGGCATGCAGACTTTACAGCTAGATTAGCAATAATCCAATCAACACAAGCTTtaaaaaattaacaaacaaCCGTTTAATTGACAATATATGTGAGATCTTCAATAAGGTTCCCTCTGCCCTCCCCGCCTCATGAAACAAAGCATACAGAAAGAACATGTGAAACCAGTGCTGGACAAAGCCCTCACCTATGTGACAGATGAGAAGCTGTCAGTGGCAGCTGTACGGCTGTCCAACGCTCAGTTAACCTCCTTAACATTTATACACTTGTTTGACCTGCTTGTCTAATCACTGACTGTGCTTTTGATCCATGGGCACTTATCAAGATGTTTTCTTGTTTGGTTTACAAAAAAAGCTGTTAGAATATTTGTCTGTCACTATATCTGTGAATGCATCTTAAATTTACATATATCTATATTCACATCAAATAAGTGAAAAATATTGGTAAAAATACCAAATGCACtctttttattacataaaaaaacccactataTTTGACATACCTTAAAATGCCTTTCTAATACAGATAAGTGAACTTTAAGCTCCTACCTTTGACATCCTGGGCAGGGCAATCCACAGGGAACTCAGCCTGCTCTGGTCTCCCATTCACGGTGAAGAAGATGATTTTCGTTGCCATGTCATGAATTCAGAGCCACCGATCTTGCTGTTTGCAGTGCTGATCTGGATCTGAAGTCTGTCTCCCTCATTGTTTTACTGGAAAACACTCCTCCCCCTTGTTTTTATTCTCGCCACCTCCTCCGGTGCTCCCccttctcctttccttcttttgtACTGTAGCACTtctccaaaacacacattagaAGTATAGGCTAATTCATTCAAAGCAACCTACAGTTTCCCcccctctgtgtatgtgtaaattcttgtatttgttatatatatatatattttaatggaagcccatttccaccatttacaaaaagcaaaaaaaaaaaaaaacacctcacaaATGAGTCTCATTAGTGAGTGTTCCAAACAAATCCcaattataaattattatctaATGATATGACAttatagttgtgtgtttttaattcatgGTGGTTTATAATAATTGTGACATATTAAGTCAAGAACATTTAATGTGTCTCATTATCTATTGATGAAACACCTCATAATTGTGATTGTAAGTTGTAATAAGTAATTGTAATAAgaactgaataaaataactataaaacaaataaataaattgggtATTTAATATTATGAATAATCAGGAGATAAAAGTAATAGGAAAACacataagaataataatatatatgtatatgtagtgTTTTGTTTCAGGTGGCAGATATGGATGAGTGCTACTGTAAAGGTACAGTTAATCCTCCCTGCCGGTAGGCGGCGCTGCGACGAGAGCACCACTGTAGCTAACAGCCGTACCTTCCCTCCGAACTTCTTCTGTCGTCACCGCATGGGCGACCGGATGAAGAGACCAGCGTGGTGCGCAGACAGTCGAGTGACGCCGTTGTTTTTACTCCACAATCTATGTCTTCGTATCTTTAATTCATCGAAAAATGACTGAAAGTAAGGCAGGGACGGCTCCTAAGCCGGCCAAAGAGCTCCTCGCTCTGAACCCCAAACAAGAGTCCGAGTTCAAGAAGAAGGTGCAGGAGGCGAAGAAGAACAAATCTAGCAAGGTAAGTGAAGAGGGAACAGTGGCCCTGAGGGAAACATGGCTCACTCAACACGAGGGGGGATATCTCTTTATTTAACCAACACAGTCTTCCTACGTCCTAAGTTAACCGGTGGTACACAGTATTTCGTCACCCTTTAGATTTTGTGACCTAATTAGACATTTCAGGTCGACATATTGAAGTAATTGCTCTTACAGATAATGGTGAccacgttttctttttttcttttttagaacgGTAGCGTCATTATTAAGCCACAGTCCGGTCCTTCAGGGAGCTGTTAATTAAACCTGTAATGTTTAGTTTCACAGTCATTTCATTCGAAATGGTTATAAACTTTTGGTAAAGGCCGAGGCATGGTTGGGCCCTTTTCACTCAAGACATTAGAGCAAGCACAGGTGTGACTAATGACACTAACGATGCTCTGTTGGAGTGAAGTGGCCCCAGTAAGCCATGACCATGTGAGGGACAGTGAACATGCTCCAGGAACCTGAAGCAGTTTAATGGAactcagccatcattcatttgatTAACTACACGTGTGACATGTCCAAAAAAAGGCATGCACTGAAAAGGCTTTATCTGTGCACATGTAAAATACATAACcaattattgcttttttattacaCAAGTGTTAGTTTATGTAACTTTTTCCtcttgtttattgtattttttgaattaattaatttatgtattttttttttctttttcccccagGGGGGGCATTTAGCCCCTGGAGTGGTCTATGTGGGTCACCTACCACACGGCCTTTTTGAACCTCAGCTCAAATCCTACTTCGAACAGTTTGGGAAAGTCCTGAGGCTACGGCTGTCCAGGAGTAAAAAGGTAGCAGGAATGATGACTAAATACACAAACCTGTTGGACTGATGTAACTCTTCCTCTTTCCAGCAGAGTGAAATGTGTTCACGTTTTAGAGAGTGCAGTTCTCGGTTGGACTGGACATCCTGCCGAGGTTTGGCTCAGACTGAAAATGACCTCAGATGGAACAGTGGTCTGAGGTCAGATATCTGAGCCTAAAGTATTGTGGCGCGTTTAAGCTTATCACCTGCTCACCCATTGGCAGAGCGATAAAACCCATGTGCCAACAAAAGCTCAAGTATTCTGCACTATAAATGCATTCCATTAAAACAGAGGTCAGATTGGCTTTAATCTAGGGCCGGCAGTATGGCCAATGTCTTCTATTAGATATAGGTCATTTAATGTCTCGAAAATGATACATATCattatatagcatgttttctggtaattcaatagAAGCCTATTTTTGTATAATCCTATGTGAATGACATacttcacaaataaaaacaatactgattattttctcatttaattaagaactttagtgaaaatacatatttccaGCTATACGTTGTTTACGTTCATGCTCACAAATACAGAGTGATCAGATTAAGACAATAGATTAATTTAAATACTCTGGAGTTTTCCCAGGAGCTGATTTCCTATCAATTCAGATTTGTGcttttcattatcaattcaCTTTATTCGTCTTAATAAGATTTAGTCGTAACTGATTCCATTGAAGATGCTAAACTATCATATTGAATTGTCACCCAGACCCACCTTATTCAAATGCAGATGTGTGATTGATACtatgtgatattcacctttatTTCTGCCTGTGTTTGTCTCAGACAGGTGGAAGCAAAGGCTATGCATTTGTAGAGTTTGACTGTGATGAAGTAGCCAAAATTGTTGCAGAGACCATGAACAATTACCTCATGGGAGAGAGACTGATCAAATGTGAGTATGGCTCACGTTACCAGCACGATTACCAGACATTCAATCAGAAAAGATAGGATCCTGTAGATCCCGTCAGTGCCATGATAGAAccaataataaatgaatagaaaatgCTTGCAGTAAAGATGGACAATGATTTTTACTCACTGATGATGTAAATAGCTACAAGATCATCAGCCCAATGTTGCCTCTTACTGTTTCCCAGGTCACATTGTTGCACCAGAGAATGTGCACGAAAAGCTGTTCGTCGGCTCCCAGAGGGAATTCAAAAAGCCCTCATTTCCTGCTGTGGCCCGCTACAACAAGACCCacactgaggaggaggtgacCAAGATGAAGGACAAGCTTCTGCGGAAAGAAGCCAAGCTCCGCAAGAGACTGGCAGCCCACGGCATCGACTACGACTTCCCTGGATTTGTAAGTGCTTTGAGACCGGGATGGCAACTTGACACGGCAGCTGCTGTCTGTTTATCGGGAGCTAGAAACAAAAGATTCATCCCTAGAATGTCAGTCAACCTTTAAAAATACACTCTCGATATCGGTCCTTGGAAACTTAACATTAAGAATAAAGTAAATGTCATGTGAGTCGTGATAATTGGCACCCTTGGGTTTTATAGGCGTTTAACATTGTAGAGCATTTCTACTAGTATCTAAACTTTGCTCAGTTGACATCATTATAACCTTTAGTGCTCTGTTTGCTTTTCCAGGCTGCCCAGGTGCCCCAGAAGAAGTCCTCTGATTCCATGGATGCATCTACATGTAGCGATGTAAGGCCAAAGCttatgtaatataatatcatatgtAGCTTTTGGCCCAAACTGAAAATGACCCCAGATGAACCAGTGATCTGGGGTCAGATAATTGGGCCTATAGCACTGTGGTGCATTAAGCTTATTGCGTGCGTCTCCTGGTGGCTTCGTGATAAAACCCATGTACCAACACACTGTATGAACTCAAATCAAagcagaaaatatgttttattattgcatgCTTCTCATTATTACATTCTTAGTAGTTATATTATTGCATTACTATTtgttattaattgtatttactCAGGCTTCCCTCTCTCTATCCGTTCCAAAtatcacacattcatacacaaacacGTGTGGTCTATTATAGAAACGACTGGTTTGCATATTTGTAGAAAGTAATTTGCAtttatagttattatttttcatattgttttgtctgtcttgttttgtcttattTCCTTTGTCAGTCTATTACTTTTTGTGTTATGTGACTGCCCCTGTTTTGTATACTAACCCTTTCACCAATGgagaaaaaatgtttcaacaaaTCGTCTTGTACCAGAATGAGCATGTGTGGCTAATGAGCTTCCCTCTTCCAATTTCAGGACGCCACACCAGTCTGTACCCCCTCCGTCCTGGAGAGGAGGAAGTCCACGGTTGTCGATGACGACGCAGATGATGAAATTATCATTAAGATGCCGCCTATAGAGAAAGATGAAGAGTGCtcctcagaggaggaggaagacggagAGGACGATGGCTCGGAGAGCGAGGAACCGGCTGAAGCGGACGCAGAGTGAAAGTCCCCTCTGTTTTATCATTGACTTGGTTCTGTGGCTGTCACAGTACAGTTACACACATCAGGCTCATCTTTGAACTGTGTTCACAAACCCCAGTGAGTCTTTCAGTGTGTGGAAATCCCATCACGTTTGAGGAAGACGCCCCTATGAAAGTTTCCACCATAACTGTGGGTACTACAGTAGTGAGTACCATTGAGTGGACCTTGCAAAACCATCACAGTGAGCCTGAGTAATGGGCCAGTTTAGACTGGACTTCTTTGACAAATGTTCATTTGAGTCTTGGAGCGGGCCGCTTCCTCTGCCACACAGGGCCGTAGTGTTGATGCAAAACAGGCATTTTTTTCCCGTCATGCCCACTTGTCTAAAAGCGTGATTAAATTTGTACTATATAAACTatgttcattaaaaataaatgatgtgataATGTACTCTAGGGTCCATTTGTTATtggggtatatatatatattttttaagaagaACAAGCTAACAGAAAGGCAATTTCATTCACACAGAGGCAAAGctaagtattttttatttttttcatttatttttaatcagaaGATGTATTGACGTCACTGTAGGAAATGTATGTCTCagtaaaacaaattaagttAATTTGGCTGCTTCAGTTTCTGGGTTCTAatattctttgtcttttaactGTCATGCTGTCATGGCTCACATGGGCACGTGAATGGAACTGAaccattaatgttattagtaacacctgtgatCCTGATGTGTGCTGATTAGTGACAAAATATCAAATTCTGCAATTGTTATGAAATTTCCACAACCACATCATCCTCGGATACGGTTTATTGCGAAGTACGATAGCCATACAAGGAATTTTGCTTGTTGATTGGTGTGTGACCTAAACTGCAATagtaaaagacattttaaaaatagaaactatGATAAATTTAGAGTATGTAAAGAAAGGGTCAAGTGTAGAAGGGTTGTAGAGTTGTGCAAAGGTGTGTTACTAAGAGcaaatttaaattattgtaGGTTTGACCCTTATAGAATGAGATTGGCTTCACATTAATAGGTAATAAAAAGTCACCTTTACCACCAGACCCTGTAAATGATCTGATTAATTTACATAAATAGTGTTTGACTGGTAGGCAGATTTACAAAATAGAGACCGAATAAGACGGCAATACAATATTGTCAGATAAACTGGTTGTTGTGCATAATTGTGTTGTGGAGTCCCTGACACAGTGGgctgtttttacattacattacagtcatttagcagacgcttttatccaaagcgacttacaggaagtgtattcaacataggtattcaagagaactactagtcaccagaagtcataagtgcatctcctttcttaaataagcatctcaaagcataagccagagcaaaagtatagtgcagaggcagattactatgaaaacaataattgcaacagactaatacgaatataataagtgctacaaactactacgaataggataagtgcagtaaacaaatacaaattcaataagtgcagcgaactgatacgaatacagtaagtgcaacaactaatacgataTGTTTGTGGTTCTTGGGGTCattatgcaattttttttttttaacattagaaAGGATGAAGTAGTTTGTGTCAACAGTGTTTTTTAGTGGGGCAGAGGGTATCTTTTCCAAATTTCTCCTGCTCTCCCATTGCACCGTGTGTCCACTAGATGTCGCTCTTCGTCTAGTTACACACCTCCACGATGCACACCGACAGGTtttctttttcgttttttttgcattgccaTGCGACAGTTTTCCAAGTGCCAACATCATCCCTGGGTCGACTGCGCCTGCGCACGACGATCCCATTCTTGTCCTGCAGGCAGCATTccgggtggagagagagagtgagtgagagaaagagaaaggcagaggaGGTTTGAGGCCGAAGACAGTGCATTTATACCGAAAAACGCGAGTTGAATGTCCGAACCGGCTGCGGGGTTTAAGCAGGATATGGTGAGTAGGAGAATAGGAGCTGCGGGGAcacctcctcgtcctcttgTCACattgtgcttctctttgtgcTGCCCTGTCTGTGGACTGACGTTTCATTGAAAGGAAGGGCTTCGCTAGGggggctaacgttagcttttatCCCCGAAACACACCTACCCCGTCCGGTACAGCTgtttgagagagaaacaaagaaacgtAAGGTTTTACGGCCTCCGGGGTGATTTACGTGGAAAGCTTTTTGTTGAACGTTAGCGGTGGTTTGTAACGTTAGCTGTCAGAGGCGCCTCCTTGGTTTGGCATAGCTAGCAGTGATGGTCAGACTGTCTGCTAGCTGGAGCCCAGCTAAcgatgtaaaatgaaaaaataaaaagaaagaaagcaataGGGGTGTGTGAGACAAGATAGACAGGGAGCAAATCTGTGCTGCCAGGATGAAAGGCTTGTCAAAGGTGAGAGGAGGTCCTGTGTGACTGGAACAAAGAGAATGTTGATGATATAATCCTAAAATGATGATACGTACTGTCATGTCATGGATTCAATGTAACAGCTCAAATAACTTCATAAATAAAGACTtcatacattattacattacattacagtcatttagcagacgcttttatccaaagcgacttacagtcagtagtatattacatatcattcacccattcacacactgatgacaggctaccatgcaaggtgccaccatcagactctaactaacattcatgcaacatccagtccacaccgatggcaagccttcaggagcaacttggggttaagtgtcttgcccaaggacacatcgactgccgaagccgggtatcgaaccaccgaccctctgattggagaactaccttgctctccactacgccacagccgcccatattacatacatttattacaCTGAGTCAAGTGCAGCTTCttcaacatttactttacacacacacacacacactctctcacttaaatgtaaatgcatacATACAGGTTGATGCATGCCtatacacatgcatacagtctgtTATATTGGGTCAGCTGTTCTAATCCCGCATGCTTTTTGCAGTATTTGTATATGTATCTTTTGTTAATATGAAATACAGAAATGGTACacataaaagagagaaaaaacccAACCCAACACACTCACCTTAccctggcttttttttttttttttttttttttttttttagaataaagaGTGCACGTACACATAACATAATCAAACAAGGAGGAAGTGGTTCACACATTATGGCACCAAGACAGACATACGTCCTCTGAATCTGGCCCTCATCTAGCTGCTTCAAGACATGCAGGTTTGAGTTTCCCCTCCCAGAACCAAGGCCCGTATCTGATGGAGGATGTTTAAGCAGTCTTTTCTGCTAGAAATTCTTGTCACACCAAAAACCTGGGTTTTGTTTGAAGGGAATAAGCTTAGTCGGCCTATGATCGAGCAGTTCGGAACTCCAGCAAATAAACACCAGAGTGACGTCCTTGTGTCTTATTTTGAGTAGCTCCTGAAGCGCAACCCCTTGGCCCCTGTGTTTCCACGGTAGTGGGGGGACGACAAGCTGAGAAGAGCCTCGATTCAACTGTCATTGAGTTTTGGAATGTTGATTTTCCTAAAAGATTTGATTAAAACCTATTTGTGAAAGTAGATCTGTTTTTAAGCATCACTGGCTGCCTGCATGTGGTTCGGCACGTTATCTTATTCAACACTACTCTGGATTACCCTAGAATACTGGGGACTTACCTACACCATGGCCAAAAGTAGTTGGACACCCAAACGTTACACCTTTATTTAAGCCTCGGATTTAAGCCTCTTTTCAAGGAAATATGCAAAACATTATCTTTCAGCTTTCTAAATATGacgatttgctgcttttctgtgttttatgttattgtgaactgaatatctttgggttttgaaatgttggtttgacaaaacaagTGATCTGAACACATCACCATAGATACTCTGGTGGGGAAACTCTTGAGCAAGGCAGTTTTCATTGCAGCCCTACTTTCTGGCATAATTTTTTGAGataatggattattattattagatgaATTCATTTAATGCCGGGgcattttgattttctttgcagACGAGAAGCAATTAACTTTTGGCTACATATTGTATAATACTGAGTccgttttttattaattaaacccATCTCTTGTTTTACTCAAAGATGTAGGAGTGATACATTGTAATGTACCAGCAGGAATCAACAATGAAGAGATATGATAATGAACGTACTGCTACTGTCTgccttcctctctgctcctttAGGGCTCTCCAGGGCAGAT
The Anoplopoma fimbria isolate UVic2021 breed Golden Eagle Sablefish chromosome 16, Afim_UVic_2022, whole genome shotgun sequence genome window above contains:
- the nifk gene encoding MKI67 FHA domain-interacting nucleolar phosphoprotein, producing the protein MTESKAGTAPKPAKELLALNPKQESEFKKKVQEAKKNKSSKGGHLAPGVVYVGHLPHGLFEPQLKSYFEQFGKVLRLRLSRSKKTGGSKGYAFVEFDCDEVAKIVAETMNNYLMGERLIKCHIVAPENVHEKLFVGSQREFKKPSFPAVARYNKTHTEEEVTKMKDKLLRKEAKLRKRLAAHGIDYDFPGFAAQVPQKKSSDSMDASTCSDDATPVCTPSVLERRKSTVVDDDADDEIIIKMPPIEKDEECSSEEEEDGEDDGSESEEPAEADAE